TTGGCCATTTTAAGGAAAAGCGCGAAAAATAACATGGCAGCGATGGCCATGCCAAGGGTTTGCGATTGTGCAAAAAGACTGATTCCGATGCCTTCTAATATCAGGAGTCCACCCAGCAATAGGCCTTTTCCGCGTAAACCATAGGATTTCCCTACTTTGTCGCTTACGTAACCTCCCAATGCACGTGCAAATATATTCATGCCACCAAATATGCTGGCCATGGCACCAGCCATGATCATAGAGGCTCCAAATTGATCTGTAAAAAAAGTAGCAGCTACATTATCTACTGTGATCTCTATTCCGAAACAGGCAGCGTAGGCAAGGGCAAGTACCCAGGTTCTGTAGTCTTTTAATGCGGTCATAAAAGAACCTTTTTTTGCAGTTTTAACATTGGTTTGTTCCAGGTCTTTGAAGTTTCCTTCAGGTGTATCTTTAGTGTACTTGTAATAGATGAAAGCCATGATTAACAGGATGATACCTGGAATCACCATGGCCAGTCTCCAGGAGTCGGCCTGACTTACAAAACCAAGACCGGCAAAGCCTGCTGCAATCAGCGGCATGATCAGGTTGGTGACTCCTCCGCCCAGGTTGCCCCAGCCTCCGGTTACCGCATTTGCTGTTCCTACCACATTGGGTGCAAACATCATTGAGGTATGAAATTGGGTGATGACAAATGAGGCTCCGATAATTCCGATAATGAACCTGAATAACAGAAAGCTTTCATAGCTGTTGCTCAATCCTATGCACATAACCGGAACGGAGCCAATGGCGAGTAAAATGGTATAGGAAAGGCGTGGGCCCAGGGTGTCACAAAGTTTTCCAATGATTAAACGGGCAATAATGGTTGCAGAAACGGAAGCGATAATGATGTTTCCAATCTGG
This region of Pedobacter steynii genomic DNA includes:
- a CDS encoding NarK family nitrate/nitrite MFS transporter; translated protein: MTADFKPLSKLNIFSARGIQMRTFHITWVTFFFCFFGWFGVAPLMPLIREQLHLSKDQIGNIIIASVSATIIARLIIGKLCDTLGPRLSYTILLAIGSVPVMCIGLSNSYESFLLFRFIIGIIGASFVITQFHTSMMFAPNVVGTANAVTGGWGNLGGGVTNLIMPLIAAGFAGLGFVSQADSWRLAMVIPGIILLIMAFIYYKYTKDTPEGNFKDLEQTNVKTAKKGSFMTALKDYRTWVLALAYAACFGIEITVDNVAATFFTDQFGASMIMAGAMASIFGGMNIFARALGGYVSDKVGKSYGLRGKGLLLGGLLILEGIGISLFAQSQTLGMAIAAMLFFALFLKMANGGTYGIVPFINKDSIGTVSGIVGAGGNIGAMLVGFLFKSEHLTYADAFHYIGIGVAIIGLMVFITKFQVKGAAKRETIKPELLQA